The segment TCGCATATTCGTCGTAGGAAAAAGCGCGGTTTAGCGCCGGTACGCCGGAGAGCCAGGGATAGCGCATCGCCGACTTGTCAATCAGGTGCAGATGGGTATCGAAAATCATGGCGGCGCGCTCCTCCTCGGCGTTTCAAAATGATCTCATGGAGAAATTCTGCATTCAAACAAGAATTTACTTCGCCTGCTTGACTGCTGCTCCCGCCAGTTGCGACAGCTTTTCGGTCGCAGCCAGCAACAGTTCTATCGTCCTCGTAATGTCGGGTGCCTTGGGTGCGTTGACCGACGCAAGGATGGCGACCGAGCCCGCCACTGCCCGCATCGCCTGCTTAAGGCGCGCAGATTGATGACGCGAGTGGCGCGCCACATGGTTGCGCCCCGTGCGCTGCCGCGGGGACGATCTCAGCTTCATCGTTGACTGTTTGCAACGGTGGGCTCAGCTTTACTAGCTCGTGGAGTCGACCGAGGTTTCGCTGCCTCGCCTCGGTCGGCGGATAGCCCTCACCTTGCCGCTGTTTCCACCGCCGCAGAAGAACTGATCGCCACCATCGGACTCTAGCCCCGACACGCCTGTTCCAGGTGGCATCTCGAGCTTCTCCAAAACCTTTCCGGTTTCAGGATCTATCCGCCTGACGTCGCTCTCGTCACCTTCCCAGGTGCCGTGCCAGAGTTCGCCGTCGATCCAGCTGACCCCTGTGACGATACGGTTGGAATCGATTGTGCGAAGAACTGCCCCTGTCTGGGGGTCGATCTGATGGATTTTGCGACCACGATTCTGCCCCACCCAAAGTGAGCCTTCGGCCCAGGCGAGTCCGGAGTCGCCGCCGCCACCTGGCGCCGGGATCGTGGCCAGCACTTGGCCGGTCTTCGGATCGATCTTCTGGATGCGATCTTCGGCGATCTGGAACAGGTGCTGGCCGTCGAAGGCCGTACCAGCGTGCGCGGCGACATCGATCGCGCGCACCACCTTGCCGCTCGCAGGATCCAAGGCGTTCAGTTTGTCTCCTGACGCAAACCAGACGTGCTGACCGTCGAACGTAACCCCAGCCACCTGGTCGACACCCGGAAAGGGTCCATATTCGCGGATGACTACGGCTGCAGATCGTTTCATGCTTCTATCCTAATAGCCCGACAGCGAGCCGGGGAGTAACAAGATTGTCGGGAATCCCGGCACCGGCGGGGTCATCCATCGGCGCGCTCGCCCGCGGCCGAACGACTGCACCTTGCCTGCTGCCGCAAGCTGCTCGAGCGAGCGCTGCACGGTGCGCGAGCTGGTTCCGAGCGCGATTGCGAGCGCCGAGCTCGACCACGACTCGCCGTCGGCGAGGAAGGCGAGCACCGCTGCATGCGGCTCGTCAGCAGGCGGCGCCAGCACCACGACATCGCGAGGGCGGCGCGGCTTAAGCGCGAAGCCTCGCTTGGTCGCGCTCACATCCGCCAGTAACCGCAACTCCACCCGAAGCCGGCCGACTTCGACCCGCAACCGGGCACGATGTGATTCATCGGCGTGCTTGCCGCCGAAGGCGCGGGCGACGAGCGTGCTCCTCGGCACGTCTGCGGGCCAGGCTTCGCCCAGTGTGCGCGCAAGCGCGAACAGGACCGGGCGCGTCGCCAGCGAGACGATCGTGCCGGCGTCCCGCACGACATTGCGGCAGGCATCGACAACGAGCGCCCCCGATGCCAGCAGCGCTTCGACCTCCTCGAGCAGGAGCGGGCGCTCCTCACCACGGGCGATCAGGCGCGCCGCGGGCGTGTTCATCACCAGGGATGCGCCTTCAACCTCGGCCGTCAGCGCGGGAATGTCCGCCTGGCGCGCGGCGTGCTCGGCCCGCGCGAGCGCAACACGCGCCGCCTCGGTCCGGAGGCGGCGAATCGCGATCCCCGCAACCACCAGCTCGTGGGCGGCCCTCGACGCGGGTGGGAGCGTTATCGGGTCGAACCCAGCGAGCCTGCCCTCGGCCTCATCGAGGCGTCCGATCAGGAGCAGGCGCCGCGCTTCGAGATTGCGCGCATGCGCGGCATTGACGTGGTCGCCGTGCTTTTCAAGCGTCGCCCGCGCGGCGTCGAGTGCCTTCGCCGGCCAGCCGAGGTCGCGCGAGACCAGCGCGATCTCGGCTTCGGCGACGACGCATCTCGCGCGGGCCACCGCCTCTCTCGGACCGAAGGCGCGCGCAGCACTTTTGAGGAGAGCCTTTGCCCGAACGAGATCGCCGAGCTGCGCCATGGCGATGCCGCGCAGCGCAAGCGCAGGCGCATCGTCACGCAGGGCGACCCGCTTCAATGCGCCGAGGGGATCACCCGTTGCGAGGGCGCGCGCCGCAGCGGTGATCAGCGAGTCCATCGGAATCCCGTCACACTTGTAACTCTCACCATTCGAAATCCGGTCCTAATCTATCTCAGGACCAACAACCAGCGCGCTGTATCGAAACGCGCCGTATCGAAAACGGTGCGAACAACGAGAAAGGAGAAGAACGATGCCGACACACAGGACCGGAACACGAGAGGAGTGGCTGGCAGCGCGGCTTGATCTGCTCAAGGCAGAGAAGGAGCTCACGCGACAAAGCGACGAGGGTGGCGCGGCGGCGGCAAGAATTGCCTTGGGTTCGGATCGACAAGGATTACCGATTCGAGACCGACGAAGGCAGCGCTTCTCTGGCAGACCTTTTCAGGGGACGCTCGCAACTCCTCGTCTACCACTTCATGTTCGGGCCCGATTATACGGCGGGCTGTCCGGCCTGCTCAGCGATCGCGGATGGATTCGATGGCTTCGTCGTCCACCTGGCCAACCACGACGTCACGCTTTCGGCGGTATCGCGGGCACCGCTCGCGAAGCTGCAGGCGTACAAGCGGCGGATGGGATGGACGTTCCCCTGGGCCTCCTCACACGGCAGCGACTTCAATTTCGACTTCGACGTTTCGTTCACCGAGGAGCAGCAGCGCGAGCAAGGCATCGAATACAACTATGTCCGCGAGGCGCCTCTCGCCAAGATCCCCTCGCGTACGACCGCCGACGGCTCCGAGACCTTCGCTGCAATGAGCGGAACGGACATGGCCACCTACACGCGCGAGAGGCCAGGCATGAGCGCATTCGTGCTAGAGGACGGCGTCGTCTACCACGCCTATTCCACCTATGCGCGCGGACTGGACGGGCTCTGGGGCATGTATCAGTGGCTCGACCGCGCGCCTCTAGGGCGTAACGAGGCTGGCGTCTGGTGGCGCCGCCACGACGAGTACGGCCAGGGCTGACGTTCGATGACACTGCACCACACGCAGAAGATGCCGCCCGCAGGCAGCGGATCTGCCGGTCTCCCGAGCGACAATGTCGCCGCCCGCGGCGCGGCCGACTGGTTATCCCTGGCGGCCGCGCCAACCTTCGCAATCATGGCGCTGCTGACGGCCGTTAGCGGCGATGCGGACATGATCTGCTCGGCGGCGCAAGATGCGTCACCGCTCAGCGGAATGGTTATGATGTACTTGCTGATGAGCGCCTTCCATTTGGCGCCTTGGCTGAAGCTGGTTGGCAGCCGATGAAGCGCTGCCCGCCGGTCGTGATCCGGCGTTCGCCAGATCGAAACGGCAACCGGCGCGCGATCTCGCGTAGCCCTACGTGGCGATGTTGACCTCGCCTGCATGACGCATCATGCGGCGAAAGCTCATCGAGATGTGAGCTCGTCTTATGTGCCCGATCGACTCCCAGTCGCCGATCTCGGCGGCGGCAAGCACCTCCTCCATTTCGCGGCGGAACGCAGTGAACTCCTCGACAAGGCCCAACTGCGGCATCATCTTCAGGACGACGCGCGCGACCTGAAAATACAGGCGCTCGCTGATCTCGCGCAGCGGCTGGTTGCCGGTCATCGCGGTGAGCTCGTAGAAAAAGTCCATGTTGAGGCGCAGGAAAGCGCGCTGGTCGGGATTAAGCATTTCGGAATCGCAGCGCGCGATGAGTGCCCTTATCCGGTCGAGGTCGTCCGCCGTGCGCGGGATCGGCGAAAGCTTGCCGACGAGGAGCGCCAGTTCCAGGCGCAAGTGATAGACCTGCTGCAATTCCTCGATGTCGACATCAGTGACGATCGTGCCGACGCCATGGACGGACTGAACCAGACCCTCGAATTCGAGGCGCGCCAGGACACGGCGAACCGGCGTGCGGCTGATCTGGAATTCCTGGGCAAGTTCTTCCTCGGAGAGATGGCTGCCCGGGGCGTAGTCGAGCAGGCAGATGCGGTCGCGCAGTATCCGGTAGATACGCTCGAACCGCTCCCGCGCCGAGAGCGGACGCTGCGGCGCGGCGGTCGCGGCCAACGACGTGGCATCCGTCTCAAGCGTCATCCAGCCTCCAGGACAGCGTGCAGGAACTGCCGCGTCCGCTCGTTCTTGGGGGCGCCGAACAACTCGTTTGGCGGCCCCTGCTCGCAGATCTTGCCGGCATGGAAAAAGCAGACGCGATCGGAGAATTCCTTGGCAAATCCCATCTGGTGGGTGACCATCAGCATGGTGAGGTCATGTTCCCTACCGAGTTTTCGGATGACTTCAAGCACTTCACCGACGAGTTCGGGGTCGAGTGCCGAGGTCACTTCGTCGAACAGCATGATCTTGGGCCGCATGGCGCAAGCGCGGGCGATGGCGACACGCTGCTGCTGGCCGCCGGAAAGCTGCGAGGGATAGTGGTCCTTCTTCTCCGACAAGCCGACCATGTTGAGCAGTTCGGCCGCACGCGCCTCGGCATCGGCCCGCTTCATGCCGAGCACGGTTATCGGGGCCTCAATGCAGTTCTGCATCGCCGTCATGTGCGGGAACAGGTTGAACGACTGGAACACCATGCCGATCTTGGCACGGATCTTGCGGATGTGTGCGAGATCGGCGGGAACAAGCTTGCCGTTCCTCTCCATGTGGGTGAGCGGCTCGCCTTCGACCCAGATGACGCCGTCATTGATCGTCTCCAGCGTCATCAGCATACGCAGCACCGTGGTCTTGCCGGAGCCGGACGGCCCGATGATGGAGACCTTCTCGCCGCGTGCTATTTCCAGATTGAGCCCGTCGAGAACGGTCAGCGCGCCGTAGCGTTTCGAAACATTGTCGAAGCGAACCATCGGTTGTTCCGTCATCGCATGGTCCTCCGGTTGAGCAAGCCTTCGAGGGAGCGAATGAGCGCGGCAGAAACCAGGCTCATAGCAAGGAAGAACAGGCCGACCAGCGTCATCGGCTCAGTGTAGCGGAAGGTTTCGGAGCCGATGATCTTGGCCGTCTGCATCAGCTCCAGCACGGCGATTGCGGAAAGCAATGGCGTCTCCTTGAACAAGGCAACCAGATAGTTGCCGAGCGCCGGAACGATCGGCGGGATCGCCTGCGGAATGATGATGTCGCGGAACGTCGTCCAGGCTGACAGATTGAGTGCGACCGAGGCTTCCCACTGGCCACGATGGATGTTGTCGAAACCGGCGCGATAGACCTCGGAACAATAGGCTGCGTAGTGGATGCCGATGGCAAGCACCCCGGCGGTGAAGGCGTCGAGCACGACGCCAAATTTCGGAAAGACGAAATAGAGAAAGAATATCTGGATCAGCAGCGGGGTCGACCGGATCAGTTCGACCAGCACCGAGATCGTCCAGCCGGTCCACGGCACGGCGATGCGGACGACCGCCAGCACCAGGCCAAGCGAGGCGGCAAGCGCAAACCCGATCAGCGTCGCCTCGATGGAAACGATGGCAGCGCGGGCGAGCACCGGCAGGATTTCAAAAGCAAATGCCCAGTCCCAGATCATGCTGCCTTCCCCCGCGCCAGGCCGAGCGAAGCCCGCCTTTCGAGAAGCCGCATGCCGATGGTCACAACCAGCGACATTGCCAGGTACATCAGCAGGACGAGGGTGAAGATCGGAATGGTCTTGAACGTGTTCTGGTTCATTTGCTGCGCCTTGAAGGCGAGGTCCGAGAGCGTGATCAGCGAGACCAGCGCTGTGGATTTCAAAAGCTCGATGAACAGATTGCCCCAAGGCGGAATCATGGCGACGAAAGCCTGCGGCAGGATGATCCGGCGCAACATCTGGGGACGGCTCATGTTCAATGCAGTACACGCCTCCCACTGTCCGCGGGCAACGGACTGGATCGCGCCGCGCACGACCTCCGATCCGTAAGCACCAACGTTCAGGCCGAGCGCCAGGACAGCAACCAGGAACGCGTCTAGCGTGACACCGAATTGCGGCAGCACGAAAAACAGCCAGAACAATTGCACCAGCGCCGAGGTGCCGCGGAAGATCTCGACATAGACCGTGGCCAGCCATCGGAGCGGCGCCGGGCCATACATCCGCGCCAGAGCCGCGAGCACGCCCATGACAATTGCCAGCAGGCTGCCGAGAATGGCGATCTCGATCGTCAGGACCGCTCCTTGCAGCAGCCCCGGCATAAACACTTTGTAAGATTCCTGTGTTGCCAAGGCACCGATCACGCCAAGCGCGACGACCAGCATGGCAACGAGCGTACGGATTCCCATGCGATTCCCCTAGAAAAAAGGGCGGCGCTTTCGCGCCGCCAGCAGTTGGGAACCTATTTGCCCGCGCAAAGCTCCGCGGTGGTCTTGTTGGGGAGGTAGTCCTTGCCGAAGCCGAGCGGCTCGACCAGCGCGATGTGCTCCGGCGAACCGAGGAACGTCTTCAGCTCGGCGTTGAACGCCTCCAGCAGATCGGTGTCTTCCTTGCGGAAGCCGAAGCCGCCATGGCCTTTCACCGACTTGCCGGCAACCTCGCCGAACGGCTTGGTCGATTCGACGCCGTCGGCCTTCTTGGCCATGTCGGCGATCGAAAGAGCGGTCAGTGCGGCCGCGTCCGCACGGCCCGACTGGACGGCGGCGACCAGGCTGGACTGGTCGGGCAAGGCAACGATTTGCCCTTCGGCGACGCCAGCGTCCTTGGCATAGCCGCCCTCGACGGCGCCAGCCATCACGGCGAGCTTGAGATCCGGGTTTTCCTTTAAGCTGGAAAAGTCCTTCACGCCCTTCGGATTGCCTTTTGCCACCAGCATGGCCTGACCGATGCCGTAGGACGGCTCGGAGAAATTGATCTCGGCACAACGCTTCGGATTGATGAACATGCCGGCGGCGATAATATCGAAGCGGCCGGCCTTGAGACCTGGGATAAGCGAACCGAATTCGGTCAGCACGCCGTCAACCTGCGCGATGCCCATCTTGGCGAGCACCGCCTTGGCAACCTCCGGCGCTTCGCCGGTCAGCTTGCCGTCAGGCGTGGCGTAACCGAACGGCGCCTCGTTGGCAAAGCCGACGCGGATGTAGCCGTCCTTCTTGGCCCGTTCGAGGGTGGTTTCCGCATAAGCGGGCAGCGCTGTGAATGATGTCGCGGCAAGCGCGAGGCAGGCAGCGGCTTTCACGACCATCCGGCGCGATATCGATGATTTGAACATGCTTTTCTCCCATTGAACAACTGACTGACGATTCCCAGGGCGCGACCTTCTTCGAGGTCGACACCTGCTTGTTCAGACGTATACAACTGCCCTAGACATTGTGCAAGCGAAGATATAAAAACAACGGAAAATCGGTAATAATTCGTGGTCAAACCACAAATTGTTGCCCTAGTTGTGCACAATTTGAGAAAAACCAGCGTACCGGTAGGCAGGATTTCGGTGGCGAGCGCGAGCGGTTTCGGGACTTGCACGCAAGCGGAGTATGCGCAGCGCCTGGCCGGCGTGAAGTCACGCATGGGGAAGGCCGGCTTCGACCTCATCATCTGTCAGGATCCAGCCAATATGTGCTGGCTGACCGGCTATGACGGATGGTCGTTCTACGTTCCGCAATGCGTGCTCGTCCATCTAAGGGAAGACCGGCCGATCTGGTTCGGCAGGGCGCAGGATGCCAGGAGCGCACGGCTCACCACTGGCCTGCCGGAGAAGAACATCGTACCGTTCTCGGAACGGCTGGTGCAGCAGCCCGTCGAACATTCCTATGACGAACTCGCCCAGCTGATCCGGTCGCGTGGCTGGGGAAAGGCTCGCATCGGCGTCGAGATGGACGCGCATTATTACACCGCGCGCTGCCATTCCCATCTCGTCAGCGGGCTGCCTGACGCGCACTTCGCCAACAACCACGATCTCGTCAACTGGGCGCGGCTGGTCAAATCCGAAGCCGAGCTGGTGCTGATCCGCGAGGCCGGTGCGATCTGCACGCACGCCATGAACCGCGCCATCGAAAAAATGCGGCCCGGCGTGCCCCAGAACCATGTCATCGCGGAAATCTATCACGCACAGATCATGGGCGTGCCTGGAGCGGGCGGCGACTATGCCGCGATCTGTCCGCTGATGCCCGTCGGCGCGGGCACCAGCACGCCGCACCTGACCTGGTCCGACGCGCCGCTGCCGGACAGCGGCCTCGCCATTCTGGAGATCGCCGGGGTGCGGCGGCGCTATCATGCGGCGCTGACGCGGACCGTACATTTCGGCAAGCCGCCGCAAACCATCGTCGAAATGGCCAAGGCGATCGTCGAGGGCGTCGACGCCGGCCTTGAGATGGCGCGCCCCGGCTACACCGCCGAAGAGGTGGAAGCCGCCTGGCAGGCGGTGTTGAGGAAGAACGGGCTGAAGAAGGAAAGCCGCGTCGGCTATCCGGTCGGGCTCGCCTATCCGCCCGATTGGGGCGAACGCACCGCAAGCCTTCGTCCCGGCGACACCACCGAGATGCAGTCGGGGATGTGCTTCCATTTCATGGCCGGCGTTTGGCTCGACGATTTCGGCATCGCCATCTCGGAATCCTTCGTCGTCACGGATCACGGCGGCGAACGCCTTTGCGACGTGGCAGGCGAACTCATCGTCATCGACTGACCATGACGGACGGGAAGCCGGTCACCGACGAAAGATCATGCCGGCAACGAAGCCGGCAATAAGCATGAGGACGCCTGATGGACCGTAATCCGTTTTCCCAAGCCGAAATCGCCGGCCGCCTTGTCAGGGTCCGCACGGCGCTGGCTGAGCGCGAGCTGGACGCGGCGGTGTTTGCGTCGCCGGAGAACGTCTTCTACCTCACCGGGCTCGATCACTGGGGATATTTCGCCCCTCACCTGCTGATCGTCCCGCTCGAGGGAAAACCTGTTCTGGTCACCCGCTCGATGGAAAAGGTGACGATCGAAAAACAGGTGACGGCAGCGGAATTCCGCGGCCATTCCGACAGCGAAACGGCGGCCGACCTCGCCGCGCGGGTGCTTGCGGAACTCAGCCTGTGCGGCAAGCGGATCGGCCTCGAATACTGGACGGCCGGCCTCAGCCATGGGCTTGCCCTCGCACTCCAGACGCAGGCCGATGCCAGATGGAGCGATGTTTCCGGCCTGGTCGACAAGATGCGGCGGGTGAAGAGCGCCGAAGAACAGGCGCTGATGCGTCAGGCGGCACAGGTGACCGACGCCGCCGCCGGCGCTGCAATCGCCGCGATCTCGGACGGCGCTTCCGAACAGGAGGTTGCGGCCCAATGCGTTGCGGCGATGATCCGCGCCGGCGGTCATGCTCCGGGCTTCGGACCTTTCATCCGCCCGGCCGCGCGCCTGGGTGAGGAGCACACGACCTGGGGCGACGGGATCTACCGCAAGGGCGAGCCGGTCTTCGTCGAACTGTCCGGCTGCATCTCGCGCTATCACGCGCCGCTCGGCCGGCTCGTTCGCATCGGCCACATCAGCGACGAAGACGCCGCGATGGCGGAAGTGACCGCCAGGGCGTTCAATGCGGTCGTCGAGGCGCTGCGGCCCGGCGCCAAGGCGCGCGACGTCTACGCCGCCTGGCAAGCCGTCGCCGACGATGCCGGTCTCTCCCACTATCGCCGCCATCACTGCGGCTACCTCGTCGGCGCCGGACAGCCGCCATCATGGACCGGCGGCAATTCGGTAACCGGCTTGAGGCACGATTCCGACCTCGAGATCGAGACCGGGATGAGCTTCCACATCCTGTCGTGGCTGATGGGCACCGGCCGCGGCGATGACTTCGTCTCCAACACCGTGCTCCTGACCGACGCGGGCGCCGAAGTGCTTACCCGCACGCCGGCCGGCCCGATCGTTCGATAGGCCCGCACGCATGTCGCGCTACTCGGCATTTTCAATTTTCCGCAACGCGCTGTCTGGCCAGAAGAACTGGCAGCGCGCCTGGCGGGCAGCAGAGCCAAAACCGTCCTACGACGTGATCGTCATCGGCGGCGGTGGACACGGCCTCGCTACTGCGTTCTACCTCGCCGAGAACCACGGCATCCGCAATGTCGCGGTGCTCGAAAAAGCCTATATCGGCGGCGGCAATGTCGGCCGCAACACCACCGTCATCCGCTCCAACTACCTGCTCGACGGCAACACCCAGTTCTACGAATTCGCGATGAAACTCTGGGAGGGCATGTCGCGGGCGCTGAACTTCAACGTCATGTTCTCGCAACGCGGCCAGCTGGTCACCGCGCATTCGGCCGATCAGCTCGACGGCTTCAGCCACCGCGCCAACATCATGCGGCTGAACGGCATCGATGCCGATATTCTCGACCGCGACGAGGTACGCCGTCTCGTGCCCTATCTCGACTTTTCCGATACCGCCCGC is part of the Mesorhizobium sp. L-2-11 genome and harbors:
- a CDS encoding M24 family metallopeptidase, with the protein product MGKAGFDLIICQDPANMCWLTGYDGWSFYVPQCVLVHLREDRPIWFGRAQDARSARLTTGLPEKNIVPFSERLVQQPVEHSYDELAQLIRSRGWGKARIGVEMDAHYYTARCHSHLVSGLPDAHFANNHDLVNWARLVKSEAELVLIREAGAICTHAMNRAIEKMRPGVPQNHVIAEIYHAQIMGVPGAGGDYAAICPLMPVGAGTSTPHLTWSDAPLPDSGLAILEIAGVRRRYHAALTRTVHFGKPPQTIVEMAKAIVEGVDAGLEMARPGYTAEEVEAAWQAVLRKNGLKKESRVGYPVGLAYPPDWGERTASLRPGDTTEMQSGMCFHFMAGVWLDDFGIAISESFVVTDHGGERLCDVAGELIVID
- a CDS encoding helix-turn-helix domain-containing protein, translated to MDSLITAAARALATGDPLGALKRVALRDDAPALALRGIAMAQLGDLVRAKALLKSAARAFGPREAVARARCVVAEAEIALVSRDLGWPAKALDAARATLEKHGDHVNAAHARNLEARRLLLIGRLDEAEGRLAGFDPITLPPASRAAHELVVAGIAIRRLRTEAARVALARAEHAARQADIPALTAEVEGASLVMNTPAARLIARGEERPLLLEEVEALLASGALVVDACRNVVRDAGTIVSLATRPVLFALARTLGEAWPADVPRSTLVARAFGGKHADESHRARLRVEVGRLRVELRLLADVSATKRGFALKPRRPRDVVVLAPPADEPHAAVLAFLADGESWSSSALAIALGTSSRTVQRSLEQLAAAGKVQSFGRGRARRWMTPPVPGFPTILLLPGSLSGY
- the ehuA gene encoding ectoine/hydroxyectoine ABC transporter ATP-binding protein EhuA; the encoded protein is MTEQPMVRFDNVSKRYGALTVLDGLNLEIARGEKVSIIGPSGSGKTTVLRMLMTLETINDGVIWVEGEPLTHMERNGKLVPADLAHIRKIRAKIGMVFQSFNLFPHMTAMQNCIEAPITVLGMKRADAEARAAELLNMVGLSEKKDHYPSQLSGGQQQRVAIARACAMRPKIMLFDEVTSALDPELVGEVLEVIRKLGREHDLTMLMVTHQMGFAKEFSDRVCFFHAGKICEQGPPNELFGAPKNERTRQFLHAVLEAG
- the ehuC gene encoding ectoine/hydroxyectoine ABC transporter permease subunit EhuC — translated: MGIRTLVAMLVVALGVIGALATQESYKVFMPGLLQGAVLTIEIAILGSLLAIVMGVLAALARMYGPAPLRWLATVYVEIFRGTSALVQLFWLFFVLPQFGVTLDAFLVAVLALGLNVGAYGSEVVRGAIQSVARGQWEACTALNMSRPQMLRRIILPQAFVAMIPPWGNLFIELLKSTALVSLITLSDLAFKAQQMNQNTFKTIPIFTLVLLMYLAMSLVVTIGMRLLERRASLGLARGKAA
- a CDS encoding M24 family metallopeptidase, which encodes MDRNPFSQAEIAGRLVRVRTALAERELDAAVFASPENVFYLTGLDHWGYFAPHLLIVPLEGKPVLVTRSMEKVTIEKQVTAAEFRGHSDSETAADLAARVLAELSLCGKRIGLEYWTAGLSHGLALALQTQADARWSDVSGLVDKMRRVKSAEEQALMRQAAQVTDAAAGAAIAAISDGASEQEVAAQCVAAMIRAGGHAPGFGPFIRPAARLGEEHTTWGDGIYRKGEPVFVELSGCISRYHAPLGRLVRIGHISDEDAAMAEVTARAFNAVVEALRPGAKARDVYAAWQAVADDAGLSHYRRHHCGYLVGAGQPPSWTGGNSVTGLRHDSDLEIETGMSFHILSWLMGTGRGDDFVSNTVLLTDAGAEVLTRTPAGPIVR
- a CDS encoding Vgb family protein is translated as MKRSAAVVIREYGPFPGVDQVAGVTFDGQHVWFASGDKLNALDPASGKVVRAIDVAAHAGTAFDGQHLFQIAEDRIQKIDPKTGQVLATIPAPGGGGDSGLAWAEGSLWVGQNRGRKIHQIDPQTGAVLRTIDSNRIVTGVSWIDGELWHGTWEGDESDVRRIDPETGKVLEKLEMPPGTGVSGLESDGGDQFFCGGGNSGKVRAIRRPRRGSETSVDSTS
- the ehuB gene encoding ectoine/hydroxyectoine ABC transporter substrate-binding protein EhuB, with amino-acid sequence MFKSSISRRMVVKAAACLALAATSFTALPAYAETTLERAKKDGYIRVGFANEAPFGYATPDGKLTGEAPEVAKAVLAKMGIAQVDGVLTEFGSLIPGLKAGRFDIIAAGMFINPKRCAEINFSEPSYGIGQAMLVAKGNPKGVKDFSSLKENPDLKLAVMAGAVEGGYAKDAGVAEGQIVALPDQSSLVAAVQSGRADAAALTALSIADMAKKADGVESTKPFGEVAGKSVKGHGGFGFRKEDTDLLEAFNAELKTFLGSPEHIALVEPLGFGKDYLPNKTTAELCAGK
- a CDS encoding GntR family transcriptional regulator encodes the protein MTLETDATSLAATAAPQRPLSARERFERIYRILRDRICLLDYAPGSHLSEEELAQEFQISRTPVRRVLARLEFEGLVQSVHGVGTIVTDVDIEELQQVYHLRLELALLVGKLSPIPRTADDLDRIRALIARCDSEMLNPDQRAFLRLNMDFFYELTAMTGNQPLREISERLYFQVARVVLKMMPQLGLVEEFTAFRREMEEVLAAAEIGDWESIGHIRRAHISMSFRRMMRHAGEVNIAT
- the ehuD gene encoding ectoine/hydroxyectoine ABC transporter permease subunit EhuD, with the protein product MIWDWAFAFEILPVLARAAIVSIEATLIGFALAASLGLVLAVVRIAVPWTGWTISVLVELIRSTPLLIQIFFLYFVFPKFGVVLDAFTAGVLAIGIHYAAYCSEVYRAGFDNIHRGQWEASVALNLSAWTTFRDIIIPQAIPPIVPALGNYLVALFKETPLLSAIAVLELMQTAKIIGSETFRYTEPMTLVGLFFLAMSLVSAALIRSLEGLLNRRTMR